In Chryseobacterium oryzae, the genomic stretch CCCGGATATTTTAAAATATACTCAAATGACTGAGATCTTTTCCCAGAACTTTCACCAGTTTTACCCGGAGAAGCCTCCAAACTCTGCTCATTTAAGGCTTGCATTACTTCATCTGCTGAAATACTGTAAGCTGTAAGCCTATCTGGTTTCAGCCAAATACGCATTGCATATTCTCTTGTTCCTAAAATATCTGCAAAACCAACCCCGCTTACCCTTCTTAATTCCGACATTACGTTGATATCGGCATAGTTGAAGAGGAATTTCTGATCTGCTTTAGGATCGTCACTATACAAGTTAATGTACATTAACATATTAGGTTCTTCACGGGTAATTTTCACCCCTTCTCGAACTACCAATGGTGGTAATTTATTAACAACCGAAGATACACGGTTCTGAACGTTTACTGCTGCAACATTAGGATCGGTTCCCAAATCGAAAACCACCTGAATGGAAGCTTCACCGTCATTTCCGGCATTGGAAGTCATATATTTCATTCCCGGAACACCATTTAACCCTCTTTCCAGCGGAATAACTACGGATTTAATCAACAATTCGTTGTTGGCTCCGGGATATTCTGCGGTGATATTTACTTTTGGCGGTGAGATAGACGGAAACTGTGTAACCGGCAATTTGGTGAGAGATAAAACTCCCATAAATACGATAATCAAAGAGATTACGATAGACAGAACTGGTCTGCGAATGAATTTCTTAAACATATAAATAATGATAAACTATTAATGAATTTGATAAATGATTATTTTGAACACATAATATGCTCATTAATCAGCTATCGGTTATCGTATCTCTACTCTGCTTTTAATTTTAATGACTGAAGAACTTTTTTAGGATCCTGAGCTTTGGTTTTCACTTTTTGATCGTCTTTCACTTTCTGTACACCTTCCAGTAAAATTTTATCTGATGTGGAAACACCCGAAGCTACTACGTACAAATCCGGAAGTTCATAGGCAATTTTAATATTTTTAGATTTTACCACACCATTTTTGTCTACTACGAAAACATATTTCTGATCCTGAATTTCGTAAGTTGCTTTTTGCGGAATAATTAAAGCATTCTTCAATGGTAAGCTCATTCTTACTTTTCCGGTTTCGCCGTTTCTTAACAGTTTATCCGGGTTTGGAAATTTTGCTCTGAAGGCAATATTTCCAGTTTCACTATCGAATTCTCCTTCAATAGTCTGAATTTGACCTTTTTGAGGAAAAATATCACCGTTTGCCATAATCAGGTCTACTGTATTACTTCCTCTAGAAGCTACATTTCTCTGATAATTAAGATATTCTGGCTCAGAAACATTGAAATAGGTGAAAATATCGTTGTTATCGGAAAGTGAAGTTAATAAATCACCTTCATCTACTAGACTTCCTAATTTTAAAGGAATTCTGTCTATAATTCCGGAAAAAGGAGCTTTAATATCTGTAAAAGATAAATGAATTTGCGCTAATTTAGCTTCTGCATTGGCTGCATCCAACTTAGCTTTAGCCATTGCTCTTTCGTTTTTGGACACAATATTATTGTTGGCTAATGTGCTTGCGTTTTTAAGTTCAATGGTTGCTTGTGCTACTTCTGCCTGAGCTTTTAAAAGTTCTGCCTGATACAGTTTTGGCATAATTCGGAATAAGGTTTGTCCTTGTCGTACAAACTGACCTTCATCTACGAAGATTTTTTCTAGGAAACCTTTTCCTTGTGCCCGAACTTCAATGTTTTTTACAGACCTGATCTGCGCAACATATTCTTTGTTAATCACCGTATCCATAACTATCGGTGTGGTTACAGGATAAATTGCAGCTTCTTCTTTTTCTTCTTTTTTATTGTTACATCCAGTGAACAATAAGATACTGCTTAGCGTAATTCCTGCGACAACTCTTTTCATCATAATTTAGAGTTTATATAAATCGTTAATGTTTAAAAAAGGGAATGGTAATGGGAGAATGGCATTATAAGAGATTACCGACAATTATATGCACAATTTCAGAACTGAAACAGATTTTTAAATTCTTATTGAACGAATGAGAATAAATCGTTTAACCGAAAAAATATCTGCAATAAATCGAAAGGGATTTCCTTTAACCCGATTGCCAAAATGTAAGGCAAACAAATAAATTATAAGGAAAATACTAACCGTAAAAGCAATTAAAGTTCCAGAGTTTGAATAAGAATAATCGGATTCTTCTACTTCTGAAGACATTTTTACGTTATCCAACTTATGCTGAGTAGAAATTTTTTCTAAAGTCTGATTGAGACGATTCGCTTTCTTTGGTAAATTCTGAGATGAATGAGAAAAATAATCATTACGCAATGTATGTAAACTTAGCCTGCTTTCGACTACGAATAGCAAAAACAAAGCGGTAAAAAAATATATAAATGCGTTTTTCATTTGAAGCAACAAATGTAAGCTTAGATTTATAAAAACTAAAATCAATTAACAATATTTAACTGTAATTTAAAATTGCTGAACCCACGATTATCATTAGCAAATCTACTTTAATTATGCTAATTTTTACAATAAAAATAATATTTTAATAAAATTTAACATTTATTTACGGCAAAAACCTTAATTTTACCCCATCCAAAATATTATATTGAAACAATTTAAAACTCACAATTGAAATGAAAACAAAATTATTAATTTTAATAGTATTATCCGCTATTACTGGGTGTACGCATTCTGCAAAAGAATCTGAAAGCAACTTGGCAAATAATTCCAAATTGGAAGCCAGTAAAGATGAAACTTCGCAACAAGTATTTACTGATCGCTACGGTGAGAAGATGGAAATCACAAGAAATCTCACTAAAAATACTATTGCGCTAAAACTGGATGGTAAATCTTACAGTCTTCATAAAAACCACGAGAACAACGGATATTCTACTTCAGATAACAAATATCAGTTGATAGAAAACAAAAAGACTGTTACCTTTTTGAAGAAAGATGTTGATATGGTCTTATTTCAGAGTGAAAAAGATTCTAACAGTGAGAAAATTGCTAATCAGTAATTAGAAGATTTTTTTAATTATTGAAATCTATTCAGTTGAATTTCTTCGGTTAAAGGATAATTTTTATCGATAAAATCAAATAATATTTTTGAGAAAAAGCATCCATTTAAGATTCCTCTTGCTCCTAATCCATTAAAAACATAAAGATTTTCATGCAGAGAATGTCTGCCAATAAGTGGACGTCTGTCTTTTACCGTTGGTCTGAAACCAAAATGCACTTCTTTAGTTTCAAATTCATTTTCATAAAATTCTGACAGTCCGTTTTCCAGTTGCTTAACGGCAGATTCATCAATATTTTCATGAATTTGATCTCTATCATACGTACCTCCGTAAAAGTAAAGCTCATCATCCAGCGGAAATAAAAAATGTTTCTTCTTAATGGTAATGTTAGAATCTAAAGTTTCTGAAAGTTTAATTCTTATGTGGTGCCCTTTATTGGGCTGCACAGGCAATTCCGCAAAAAAAGGGTTGAATTTCACTCCCATTCCTTCACAGAAAACAATGTGTTTAAATGAAAATTCTCTGTATTTATTTTCTTGATTATCTAATTGATGATAATTGAAACGTTCCTGAATCCATTTATTTTGTTGGATTAAAAAATGTTTCATACCATCAAAAAAATGTTTCACATTGAGTCTTGCAGACTGATTCACTTTTCCAGATTTAAAGTTATTTTTCACCCCCTCTATCTTTGTGAAATTCTGATCAAGAAAATCAGTCAACTCCTCTTTATTAGATTTATTAAGCCATAGTTTTTGCTCATTTTCATCATGAAAAATACGATGAATAGGTGCCTCTATCAAATAGTTTTCTTGTGTATAAAGGCTTATTTCATTTAAAGTTTTATGCAAAAAATCAATTTGCTCCTGAGCTTTCCAAAAAGTAGTAAATTTCTTTAAAACAACGGGATTAATAATTCCCGCAGAAATTTGCGAAGCACTTTTCTTTCCTTCCGAAAAAATAACAAAAGACTTATTATTTAAAATAAGCTGATGAGCAAAGAAAAGAGCAGCGTACCCGTCTCCAACTATAATATAATCTACATTTTGCATAATAAAAAAACCTGAGTAAAAGTACTCAGGTTTTTTATAAATATCAAGCGAAATATTAATAATTCCACAGATCGTTCTCCATTTGAAGAATCTGTTCTTTAATTCTGTCGCTTTCAGCTAACTGCTCTTCGGCATTTCTTGGGATATAATCTTTGATTGTACCATCACCAAGACCGTTAGATGACTTATAGATGATTGAAGAAAATCTTCTTGCATTGATTACATCATCAAAAGACAAATCTGCAGATGAATTAGCTCTATTAAAAACATAATTATTTGCTAAAATCTCTCTTGCTTTAGGGTAATAAATCCAGAAAAGATCAACCAAATCATTTGCTCCTTCCATTAATTTACCCTGCGCATCAAGTCTACCAATAGAAGTTGGATCTGGGCCCATTGCAGCAATACCAAGAGGTCTGTATTTCATCATTCCATCTCTTTTATCGATGAACCACATTCCCATAATTTTCAAGACTTTAACTTTATCTGTTGTCGTTCTGATATGGTCAACAAGTCTTTTTTTCTCATCTTCTGTAAGTGGTCTCCCTGAATTTAGAATATCAATAGCTTCCTCATCCATTCTAACACTTTCCAGTTTTTTTTGTAAAGCTTCTTTACTTAGCTTAGTAGTAAAATTCTCATCATCATAAACCTCATCAATTTTACCATCCATAGCAGCATCTAGAAGAATTTGGTATAGAGATCTTGTAGTTTTAGACAAAAGTGCATCAGGATTATCATAATAAAACGGCTGATTAATTTTGTCGTTCATATCGATAACTTCCCAAACTGTCATGCTTTTAAGAATGTCTTTCTCATCCACAAAACCATATTCTAAAGGAGTAATTTTGTTACTCACCACTGTATCTCCTACTTTCTTCATATTTTCAGACCTCATTTGTCTGAATTCTTCCGGAGAAGAGGCATTTAGAATAGTCTGAGAAAATGCAAACCCAGAAGCTATTACTAAAAGACTGCTTATATATTTTTTCATAATATGAATTTACAAATTAATCTTATTGAACATTTATTGTTACTGGTGAAATTTCTTTCAACCTTTGATTACCTAAACCAGTAGCAGTCGCTTGGATATCATAGATTTGAACAACATCTCCCGATCTAAGATTTTTTAATAGACCTTCCGCAGATGACAATCCACTTCCTTGTATCATAGTACCTGCTCTACCTGGCAATTTCAATATAAAGCTATTAACTGTAAATGAAACAGGGAAATCGAAATCCGGTAAAGTTGCAGTCACAATTTGATTAGGAATAGAGCTTGCCGGCATAAAATTAACAGCTTTACCTCTAATCTGACCTTGTGGTCTAGGAATACCTTTAATTCTATATTCAAAAACCTGTGATACAGTTTTTCCGCTTGGCTCTCTTCCAGAAAGTGTTAACTGAATAACATTTCCAGATTGAGGTGTTACATTCCATTTTCCATTACCAGTACCTTTAACAATAGCTCCTCCAGAAGCAGATAAAGAAAGTTTAGCATTATCGGCGCCTAGAATAGAACCAGATACAGGGTTTTCTAAACCTCTATACATAACATTCATTTTATCTGCAGAAAGCAATAATCCTTTTTCAAGCTTAACTTCCTGTGGACCCGCAATTACATTATAAGTATGAGTGAAAGGGAATTGTTGAGCTTTACCAGAAGCATCTGTAAGCGTAATAACTCCACCAATTTTCTTTTCTCCAATTCCTGAAGTATTCAACGGTAAGAAGCCTTTTCCATTTTCCTGTCTGCTCACGCCACTCATAGTAATTTTGCTACTATTAGAATAGTTACCCAACATTACCACTGCTTCAGCTTTTTTACCCACCTGAACGTCAGTAGGTGCAGAAACAATTGCTTCATAGCTTGTAAATTTAATGCTCGCATCTACTTTCTCAGAAAGCATTAATGCTAATGCATCAGATTGTACGTTTCTTGCATCATTCTGAATAATTTCTAAATTAGAAATTGCTGCAATTAATGGCTGATGATAAAACTTATTCTGAAACCATGTCTTTCCATTTGGAGATTTTCCTTGCGGATACTCAGTAGTTATAGACTTAGTAGCTCTGCTAACCAAATCTGCTAACTGTGGGTTGTTACCAAATGTACTTGTAATATAGTTTCTTACATCGTCCATTTTAGCTTTAAGTTCCATAGCACCTTTAGAAGGGCTATTTTCATCTCCATCTTTAAAGAAAAACTCTGTTGTTGCCTCATTATTGTTCAACGCAGAGAAATTCTCACTTACATCCATGTCCTTACCCTTTTCATCTTTGTCGTGAAACTCAGATTTTTTCTTCAGATCAACTTTTACATCTTCTGCAAATTTCACCAAAGCATCAATCTTTGTTTTCAAAACATTGTATTGGCTCCATGGTTGGGCGTAAGTATCCGGTACTTGTTGAGCTTTCGCTTCAAGTGTCTTTTCGAATATTTTTTCGTTTTTATGCTCCGTTAAACTTCTTGTTTCATTAAGAGCTCTTGTAGAATCGTAATACGATCTGATGATTTCAACATCAATATTTAGGGCCATCATCGCGATGAACACCAAATACATTAGGTTGATCATCTTCTGACGTGGAGTCTGTTTTCCTTTTGCCATTCTTTTTTCTTTAAGTTTTTATTAAATTAATGGTTCGGAATTAAGACTTCATAGCAGTTAACATACCTCCATAAACTCTGTTTAAGTTATTTAAGTTAGATGTTAAACCTTGTAATTCTTGGTTAAACTTTTCAGATTGTTCCGCAGATTTTTGCATATCAGCAACATATTGCTTAGCAAAGTCTGCCTGCTTTTGACCATTTTCTAACTGTATAGCATAAAGAGCATTCATACTTTCCATGTGCTGAGCAGCTTTATTTAACTGATCATTATATTTGTGTGTAGAAGCAGAAACATCAACAGTTTGGTTAATTTGATCTACAGAACTAGAAAATTTATCGATACCGCTTCTCAATCTGTCAAATAACTGTACATCAAGTTTAGCATCCTGAAGCATTTTATCCAATTTACTAGAAAGAGAGTTTTCTAACTCTGCAAACTGAGTTGCATTGGCATTTCTTGCACTAACGTTAGAATGTAAAGGGTTAGGGTTTGCATGCTTATCTAACAATTCAGGATAAACATTTTCCCAAGCATAAGACTCTTCTGTTTTAGGAGGGTCGAAAGCAAAGATGATAAAAATAATTGCTTCTGTAACCAATCCTACAGTTAGAGCTATATTCCCGTTAATAGGTCCCAAGGTAATGTGAGTAATTTTAAGCCAAGCTCCAAGAATTACAATTGCAGCACCGAATGAATAAAAGAAGTTCATCCAAGCATCTTTAGTCTTAAACATATAAGTTAGTTTTTTTTAGTTTTAAAATTAATTGAAATAAAATAATTTATCTAGGTTATCTGTTGACTCTTTTAGCTTTAACAGCTGCATCAGAAATATCTTGTACAGTTCTGAAACCGATATAACTTCTAGCAGAATCTTTGTGTTCCCAATCTCTTGCACCAGTCATCAACATATATCCTACATCTTTCCAAGAACCACCTCTTACAGATTTTTTGTTTCCTGATTTATCTTTTACCGCAGGATTAAGAGTTGATGAGAACTGATAATCTGAATTATTGTAAGCAGAAATTGTCCATTCAGCTACGTTTCCTGCCATATCAAATAATCCGAAAGAATTTTTTCTAAATTTCTTAACAGGAGCAGTATAGGTATAAGTTCCTTTCTTTTCATCCTCCATATAACTACCTCTTTTTGGTTTGAAGTTAGCCAAATAACAACCTCTGTCATCCATTAAATAAGGACCTCCCCAAGGATAAGTAGCATTTTCTTTACCTCCTCTAGCTGCATATTCCCACTCAATTTCTGTAGGAAGACGGAATTGCATTGGTCTTTGTTTCTTTCTTTTTAAACTTTCGTTATAATCAGACTTTAATTTAGTTCTAAAATTACAATAAGCTCTAGCCTGATCCCAAGTAACTCCTACAACAGGATAATCTTTATAAGCTTTGTGCCAGAAATACTGTTCGAATAAAGGCTCATTATAAGTAAAGTGGAAATCGTTTACCCAAACGGTTGTATCAGGATAAATTGCAATGCTTTCACTTCTAAGAAAGTTAATACCTCTCTCATTGTCTGCTATTGCAGCATCCATATCTCCCCACTTATAGGTATATTTCAATTTACTAACATCTATAATTCTTTCATTACCTACTCTTGATGAAGCCGGTAAATACATAGATTCTAGAACTTCTGCGTATTCAACATCAGGATATTTTGATGTATTCCAATGCAAAGGAATTTTCCAGTCTAATCTTTTTGAATCGTCATAGCCATCTTTTCCTCCAGAACCTTCTAAATATTCCTGATAAGGTGTTAAATTATCTTCTTTCTTTGCAAGGTAAGCGTAATCACCAATACTGGCACCTCTCCTACCTCCGCTACCATCACCTCCTTCACCTGCAGCTTCTGCAAGCATAGTACGTGCGATAGAATCTCTTACGTAATTAATAAAAACCCTGTATTCTGCGTTGGTAGTTTCTGCCTCATCCATAAAGAAAGGCGCTACCGTTACAGTTTTCAAAGGTGCTTTTTCACCATTGTTGGTAAAGTCCTGATCGGCCATACCCGCAATAAAAGAACCTCCAGGAATTGCTACCATACCATAAGGTCTTTCCGCAACAAATGATTTCGTTTTTTCTCTAGGTATCAATTCTCCCTTTGTTCCTGGTTTTCCTACCGAAGAAGTTCCACCACCTGAACAAGATACCGATGCTACCGACGCAGACACTAATAAAAGAAATATCCTTTTCATGTTAATTTTTATAATTAAGCCGTAAATATATAATTTTTTTAAGAAACTTTTAAGATTTTTTTCAGAATAACGAAAAAAATCTAAACTTATTTTATTTGCAAGTATTTTTTTATTCTACTGTAACCGATTTTGCAAGATTTCTTGGCTGGTCTACATTAGCACCTCTGTACACTGCTATATAATAAGCCAGTAACTGTAAAGGAACTGAAGCAACGATTGGCGAGAAGCATTCTGATGTCTCTGGAATTTCAATAACATAGTCTGCCATTGCACTTACCTGCTGGTCTCCTTTATTTACTACAGCGATTACTTTACCCTTTCTCGCTTTAATCTCCTGAACATTACTTACTATCTTATCATAATGTCCTTTCTTAGGAGCGATGATTACGATAGGCATATTTTCATCAATTAAAGCAATAGGACCGTGCTTCATTTCTGCCGCAGGATAACCTTCTGCATGAATGTAAGAAATCTCTTTCAGCTTAAGTGCACCCTCTAATGCTGCCGGATAATTGTATCCTCTTCCTAAGTATAAGAAATTGGTTGCATTAATAAAATCTTTTGCAATATCCTGAGTAAGCTCATGAGTTAATTCTAAAACTTCTTCTACTCTTTTAGGAATAGCCTCAAGTTCAGATATTAGACTCATAAATTCTGCATTACCTAGATTTCCGTTATGTTTACCTAGTTTTAAAGCTATTAAAGAAAGTATCGTTAGCTGTGCTGTAAACGCTTTTGTAGAAGCCACACCGATTTCGGGACCTGCGTGAGTATAAGAACCTGCATCTGTAATTCTAGCAATTGAAGAATCTACTACATTACAAATACCATAAATAAATGCACCTTTTTCTTTAGCCAGTTTTAAAGCCGCCATAGTATCTGCGGTTTCTCCTGATTGTGAAATCGCAATAACTACATCTTTATCTGTAATAATTGGATTTCTATATCTGAATTCGGAAGCATACTCTACTTCTACAGGAATTCTTGCATATTCTTCGATAAGATATTCTCCAATAAGACCGGCATGCCAAGAAGTTCCGCAAGCAATAATGATAATTCTGTTGGCATTTTTAAATTTCTCTACATGATCCCAGATTCCTGCCATTTTAATTATACCTTCATTTACAATAAGTCTTCCTCTCATTGTATCTTGAATTGATTTTGGCTGCTCAAAAATTTCTTTCAGCATAAAATGCTCATATCCTCCTTTTTCAATCTGTTCTAAATTCAGCTTCAGCTGCTGAATTTCTGGACTAATTTTAGAATTTCCTGCAATTGTTCTGATATCCACACCATCCTGAAGTGAAATCGTAGCCATGTGCCCTTCTTCTAGATAAATAGCTTCTTTTG encodes the following:
- the porK gene encoding T9SS ring complex lipoprotein PorK/GldK, with translation MKRIFLLLVSASVASVSCSGGGTSSVGKPGTKGELIPREKTKSFVAERPYGMVAIPGGSFIAGMADQDFTNNGEKAPLKTVTVAPFFMDEAETTNAEYRVFINYVRDSIARTMLAEAAGEGGDGSGGRRGASIGDYAYLAKKEDNLTPYQEYLEGSGGKDGYDDSKRLDWKIPLHWNTSKYPDVEYAEVLESMYLPASSRVGNERIIDVSKLKYTYKWGDMDAAIADNERGINFLRSESIAIYPDTTVWVNDFHFTYNEPLFEQYFWHKAYKDYPVVGVTWDQARAYCNFRTKLKSDYNESLKRKKQRPMQFRLPTEIEWEYAARGGKENATYPWGGPYLMDDRGCYLANFKPKRGSYMEDEKKGTYTYTAPVKKFRKNSFGLFDMAGNVAEWTISAYNNSDYQFSSTLNPAVKDKSGNKKSVRGGSWKDVGYMLMTGARDWEHKDSARSYIGFRTVQDISDAAVKAKRVNR
- the glmS gene encoding glutamine--fructose-6-phosphate transaminase (isomerizing) gives rise to the protein MCGIVGYTGFQDAYDIVINGLRRLEYRGYDSAGIVLENTESIFAVEKTKGKVDDLVSISSQLKGTSKVGMGHTRWATHGVPSDRNSHPHISNNGKLAIVHNGIIENYDTIKTMLIDKGFSFKSETDTEVLVNLIQYFMDVNQSMDFPTAVRSALNEVYGAYAITVMHEDYPGLLVVARLGSPLAIGIGENEFFIASDASPFVEFTKEAIYLEEGHMATISLQDGVDIRTIAGNSKISPEIQQLKLNLEQIEKGGYEHFMLKEIFEQPKSIQDTMRGRLIVNEGIIKMAGIWDHVEKFKNANRIIIIACGTSWHAGLIGEYLIEEYARIPVEVEYASEFRYRNPIITDKDVVIAISQSGETADTMAALKLAKEKGAFIYGICNVVDSSIARITDAGSYTHAGPEIGVASTKAFTAQLTILSLIALKLGKHNGNLGNAEFMSLISELEAIPKRVEEVLELTHELTQDIAKDFINATNFLYLGRGYNYPAALEGALKLKEISYIHAEGYPAAEMKHGPIALIDENMPIVIIAPKKGHYDKIVSNVQEIKARKGKVIAVVNKGDQQVSAMADYVIEIPETSECFSPIVASVPLQLLAYYIAVYRGANVDQPRNLAKSVTVE
- a CDS encoding FAD-dependent oxidoreductase, which encodes MQNVDYIIVGDGYAALFFAHQLILNNKSFVIFSEGKKSASQISAGIINPVVLKKFTTFWKAQEQIDFLHKTLNEISLYTQENYLIEAPIHRIFHDENEQKLWLNKSNKEELTDFLDQNFTKIEGVKNNFKSGKVNQSARLNVKHFFDGMKHFLIQQNKWIQERFNYHQLDNQENKYREFSFKHIVFCEGMGVKFNPFFAELPVQPNKGHHIRIKLSETLDSNITIKKKHFLFPLDDELYFYGGTYDRDQIHENIDESAVKQLENGLSEFYENEFETKEVHFGFRPTVKDRRPLIGRHSLHENLYVFNGLGARGILNGCFFSKILFDFIDKNYPLTEEIQLNRFQ
- a CDS encoding efflux RND transporter periplasmic adaptor subunit — protein: MKRVVAGITLSSILLFTGCNNKKEEKEEAAIYPVTTPIVMDTVINKEYVAQIRSVKNIEVRAQGKGFLEKIFVDEGQFVRQGQTLFRIMPKLYQAELLKAQAEVAQATIELKNASTLANNNIVSKNERAMAKAKLDAANAEAKLAQIHLSFTDIKAPFSGIIDRIPLKLGSLVDEGDLLTSLSDNNDIFTYFNVSEPEYLNYQRNVASRGSNTVDLIMANGDIFPQKGQIQTIEGEFDSETGNIAFRAKFPNPDKLLRNGETGKVRMSLPLKNALIIPQKATYEIQDQKYVFVVDKNGVVKSKNIKIAYELPDLYVVASGVSTSDKILLEGVQKVKDDQKVKTKAQDPKKVLQSLKLKAE
- the porN gene encoding type IX secretion system ring subunit PorN/GldN, whose protein sequence is MKKYISSLLVIASGFAFSQTILNASSPEEFRQMRSENMKKVGDTVVSNKITPLEYGFVDEKDILKSMTVWEVIDMNDKINQPFYYDNPDALLSKTTRSLYQILLDAAMDGKIDEVYDDENFTTKLSKEALQKKLESVRMDEEAIDILNSGRPLTEDEKKRLVDHIRTTTDKVKVLKIMGMWFIDKRDGMMKYRPLGIAAMGPDPTSIGRLDAQGKLMEGANDLVDLFWIYYPKAREILANNYVFNRANSSADLSFDDVINARRFSSIIYKSSNGLGDGTIKDYIPRNAEEQLAESDRIKEQILQMENDLWNY
- the porM gene encoding type IX secretion system motor protein PorM/GldM, which produces MAKGKQTPRQKMINLMYLVFIAMMALNIDVEIIRSYYDSTRALNETRSLTEHKNEKIFEKTLEAKAQQVPDTYAQPWSQYNVLKTKIDALVKFAEDVKVDLKKKSEFHDKDEKGKDMDVSENFSALNNNEATTEFFFKDGDENSPSKGAMELKAKMDDVRNYITSTFGNNPQLADLVSRATKSITTEYPQGKSPNGKTWFQNKFYHQPLIAAISNLEIIQNDARNVQSDALALMLSEKVDASIKFTSYEAIVSAPTDVQVGKKAEAVVMLGNYSNSSKITMSGVSRQENGKGFLPLNTSGIGEKKIGGVITLTDASGKAQQFPFTHTYNVIAGPQEVKLEKGLLLSADKMNVMYRGLENPVSGSILGADNAKLSLSASGGAIVKGTGNGKWNVTPQSGNVIQLTLSGREPSGKTVSQVFEYRIKGIPRPQGQIRGKAVNFMPASSIPNQIVTATLPDFDFPVSFTVNSFILKLPGRAGTMIQGSGLSSAEGLLKNLRSGDVVQIYDIQATATGLGNQRLKEISPVTINVQ
- the porL gene encoding type IX secretion system motor protein PorL/GldL, producing the protein MFKTKDAWMNFFYSFGAAIVILGAWLKITHITLGPINGNIALTVGLVTEAIIFIIFAFDPPKTEESYAWENVYPELLDKHANPNPLHSNVSARNANATQFAELENSLSSKLDKMLQDAKLDVQLFDRLRSGIDKFSSSVDQINQTVDVSASTHKYNDQLNKAAQHMESMNALYAIQLENGQKQADFAKQYVADMQKSAEQSEKFNQELQGLTSNLNNLNRVYGGMLTAMKS